From a single Mycosarcoma maydis chromosome 14, whole genome shotgun sequence genomic region:
- a CDS encoding putative protein that binds to DNA polymerase I, whose amino-acid sequence MSSTTQWENIYHGLDTTPGKLRMSQGGLGWKPSVGEGSTITIPADQMASFQWIRVARNYQLAIYLNKDRDAPSSAQTNPRRTNFDGFVRDDFDRLSSHIRQYFNKPLEAKEVSTRGWNWGQAKISNHDVQFLVRDKLAFELPLSHLANSNIAKTEVSMEFLNPEQQQPGANTGTSDVNGTKSRRSKGDQLVEMRLYVPGQAIKDDGSDAASAQDDDVNNEETAAEAFHEALKSKADIGQVAGDSIVVFKEVLVLTPRGRYDIDVFSTFIRLRGKTYDYKILYSSMNKLFLLPKADEIHVMLVIGLDPPIRQGQTRYPYLVLQFPREEEMDAELNLDEQTIQEKYDGKLKKRYEEPTFRIVTNIFKVLSGQKVATPTDFESSSGQTSIKCNVKAADGNLYPLEKSLLWVSKQPVYVPYSEIHQAILSRVGGAVASSKTFDLRVATKSGTEHTFQSISREELDRLKAWLADRKVRIKNEMAEETGGLAAAAAAGLLSDDDDEEMGAAGGADEDEDSEEDADFAADSDSDGGSPSEASSDEGEGGGYDDEGDERPKKKRKD is encoded by the coding sequence ATGTCGAGTACAACACAATGGGAAAACATCTACCATGGTCTCGACACCACGCCGGGCAAACTCAGAATGTCGCAAGGCGGTCTCGGTTGGAAACCCTCGGTAGGTGAAGGTAGCACGATAACCATTCCCGCTGATCAGATGGCTTCGTTCCAGTGGATCCGCGTTGCAAGAAACTACCAACTTGCAATCTATCTCAACAAGGACCGAGACGCTCCTTCTTCAGCACAGACCAACCCTCGTCGCACCAACTTTGATGGCTTTGTCCGCGATGACTTTGATCGTCTCTCCTCGCACATTCGACAATACTTTAACAAACCGCTCGAAGCAAAAGAGGTCTCGACAAGAGGTTGGAATTGGGGCCAGGCCAAGATTAGCAATCACGATGTACAGTTCTTGGTGCGAGACAAGCTGGCATTCGAACTGCCCCTTTCGCATCtcgccaacagcaacaTTGCAAAGACAGAGGTATCCATGGAGTTTCTCAACCccgaacagcagcagcctggTGCCAACACCGGTACATCCGACGTCAACGGCACCAAATCAAGGCGCAGCAAGGGCGATCagctggtcgagatgcGTCTCTACGTTCCCGGTCAAGCCATCAAggacgatggcagcgacgCCGCCAGTGctcaagatgatgacgTTAACAACGAAGAGACGGCTGCAGAGGCATTCCACGAGGCACTCAAGTCCAAAGCCGACATCGGTCAAGTCGCCGgcgactcgatcgtcgtcttcaAAGAGGTGCTTGTGCTCACTCCACGTGGCCGTTATGACATTGATGTGTTCAGCACCTTTATTCGTCTGCGCGGCAAGACATACGACTACAAGATCCTGTATAGCTCGATGAAcaagctcttcctcctACCCAAAGCCGACGAGATTCATGTTATGCTTGTCATCGGTCTCGACCCGCCCATTCGTCAAGGTCAGACCCGCTACCCTTACCTCGTCCTTCAGTTCCCACgcgaggaagagatggaTGCAGAGCTCAACCTGGACGAGCAGACGATTCAGGAAAAGTACGacggcaagctcaagaagcgtTACGAAGAACCCACTTTCCGCATCGTCACCAACATCTTCAAGGTGCTCTCAGGTCAAAAGGTGGCGACGCCTACCGACTTTGAATCCTCGTCCGGCCAGACCAGCATCAAGTGCAACGTCAAGGCAGCTGACGGCAACCTCTATCCGCTCGAAAAGTCACTCCTCTGGGTGTCCAAGCAGCCCGTATATGTGCCATATTCAGAGATCCACCAAGCCATCCTCTCCCGTGTCGGTGGTGCAGTTGCCTCGTCGAAAACGTTCGACCTGCGCGTCGCTACCAAAAGCGGCACCGAGCACACATTCCAATCCATCTCGCGCGAGGAGCTCGACCGTCTCAAGGCTTGGCTCGCTGACCGCAAGGTGAGGATCAAGAACGAGATGGCCGAAGAGACCGGTGGCTTGGCGgcagccgccgctgctggcttgctcagtgacgacgatgatgaagagATGGGTGCTGCAGGCGGTGctgacgaggacgaggacagCGAGGAAGATGCCGATTTTGCTGCCGATTCCGACTCGGACGGTGGTTCACCATCCGAGGCGAGTTCCGATGAGGGTGAGGGCGGTGGCTATGATGACGAAGGAGATGAGAGGCCgaaaaagaaaaggaaGGATTAG
- a CDS encoding putative coronin → MSRFVRPSKYRHVYPNVAKKEACYENVKVSNNAWDTNLVAANGKYISINWNASGGGAFAVLPVNRPGKLPDIYPLCRGHTATVLDTAFSPFQDNFVASASDDGTIGLWKIDDANFDQLEWSDKERERNGGVKDFEPIARVSGGGRKIGQVVWHPTASNVLAAATGDHVIKLFDVSNASTAASSPSISLRGFTDTIQSLDWDWTGTTLIATSRDRKIRTFDPRQGENPVQVADSHGGIKGARVIWCGDKDRAITTGFSKMSDRQLFLWDTNNLASGPLKQVTLDTSSGIIMPFWSDNNIVFLAGKGDGNIRYYELENDELHYLTESKSSEPQRGLTFVGRRFLNTDENEIAKAYKITGTTIQPVSFCVPRKAEGFQSDIFPPAPSAEPSLTAKEFFEAKRAARNMISLETGKGVSSGGSVASCTAAVSATPARTASPTKSAAAPTPVPASAPAPAPAPAAVPTPVRSASPTKPSPTPTAAAATPATQPAPTSEPKLTTPADSAASNGVSTSKDVADLRAQIEKLRTAVEERDTRIRHLEQENETLKANQKRAREALLNSV, encoded by the coding sequence ATGAGTCGCTTCGTACGCCCCTCCAAGTATCGTCACGTCTATCCGAACGTcgccaagaaggaagcTTGCTACGAAAACGTCAAGGTCTCCAACAATGCCTGGGATACGAACCTGGTCGCTGCCAACGGCAAGTACATCTCGATCAACTGGAACGCTTCCGGTGGCGGTGCGTTTGCCGTCCTTCCCGTCAATCGCCCAGGAAAGCTTCCAGACATCTACCCGCTTTGCCGAGGTCACACTGCCACTGTGCTAGACACCGCTTTCAGTCCTTTCCAAGACAACTTTGTCGCCTCTGCTTCCGACGATGGCACCATCGGTCTCTGGAAGATCGATGATGCCAActtcgaccagctcgagtGGTCTGACAAGGAGCGAGAACGCAACGGTGGTGTCAAGGACTTTGAACCCATCGCACGCGTTTCCGGGGGAGGTAGGAAGATCGGCCAGGTAGTTTGGCATCCCACTGCTTCCAACGTgctcgccgctgccaccgGTGATCACGTTATCAAGCTCTTTGACGTTTCCaacgcttccaccgccgctTCCTCGCCTAGCATCAGCTTGCGTGGATTCACCGACACCATCCAATCGCTCGACTGGGACTGGACCGGTACCACGCTCATTGCCACCTCACGCGACCGCAAGATCCGCACTTTTGATCCACGTCAAGGCGAAAACCCGGTGCAAGTGGCCGACTCGCACGGCGGCATCAAAGGTGCGCGTGTGATTTGGTGCGGTGACAAGGACCGTGCCATCACCACTGGTTTCTCGAAAATGTCGGACCGACAATTATTCCTGTGGGACACTAACAATCTCGCCAGCGGCCCACTTAAACAGGTCACGCTCGACACATCGAGCGGTATCATCATGCCTTTCTGGAGCGACAACAACATTGTCTTCTTGGCCGGCAAAGGTGACGGCAACATTCGTTACTACGAGTTGGagaacgacgagctgcattACCTCACCGAGtccaagtcgagcgagccgcAGCGTGGACTCACGTTTGTTGGCAGGAGATTCTTGAACACGGATGAGAACGAAATTGCCAAGGCGTACAAGATCACGGGTACCACGATTCAGCCGGTTTCATTCTGCGTTCCTAGGAAAGCGGAAGGGTTTCAGTCGGACATTTTCCCACCTGCGCCCAGTGCTGAGCCTTCGCTGACGGCCAAGGAGTTCTTTGAGGCTAAAAGGGCGGCGAGGAACATGATCAGTTTGGAGACCGGCAAAGGCGTCAGTAGTGGCGGTAGCGTTGCTTCTTGCACGGCAGCGGTATCGGCGACTCCAGCACGGACAGCAAGTCCTACCAAGTCAGCTGCCGCACCGACGCCAGTGCCCGCGTCCGCGCCCGCGCCCGCGCCTGCACCGGCCGCCGTCCCTACCCCAGTACGCTCTGCTTCGCCCACCAAACCTTCTCCGACGCCAActgcagccgcagcaacTCCGGCCACACAACCCGCTCCTACCTCGGAGCCCAAGTTGACCACGCCAGCTGATTCTGCCGCCAGCAACGGCGTTTCCACCTCGAAAGACGTAGCCGACCTCCGAGCTCAGATTGAAAAGCTTCGAACAGCGGTCGAGGAGCGCGATACGCGGATCCGACATTTGGAGCAGGAGAATGAGACGCTCAAGGCCAACCAGAAGCGCGCTAGGGAGGCATTGCTCAATTCGGTCTAG
- a CDS encoding uncharacterized protein (related to REX2 - Oligoribonuclease, mitochondrial precursor): MTSSASASASASASATSRTSKAVVSPIPPPAATVKLSASDGPLVWIDCEMTGLSVENGDRLLEIACIITDGQLNPIDSGVSYVISTPQSVLDGMNHWCVNQHALSGLTAECLDANRSYPHASVRTAILAYVRDRIPTPNTACLAGNTVHADKAFLHAEMPELIHHLHYRIVDVSSIKELVKRWYGDNKLWNPSEPPKHMPNHRALNDINASIQELKWYRSEVFQQP; this comes from the coding sequence ATGAcctcatccgcatccgcatcagcatccgcatcggcatcggcaacGTCTCGAACGTCCAAGGCGGTAGTTTCGCCGATTCCTCCGCCTGCGGCGACGGTGAAATTGAGCGCATCGGATGGACCGTTGGTTTGGATCGACTGCGAGATGACGGGTCTGTCGGTGGAAAATGGTGATCGCCTGCTCGAAATCGCATGTATCATCACCGATGGTCAACTCAACCCAATCGACAGTGGAGTAAGCTACGTCATCTCTACTCCGCAATCCGTGCTCGATGGAATGAACCATTGGTGTGTCAACCAACACGCGCTCTCCGGTCTCACCGCAGAATGCCTGGATGCCAATCGCTCCTACCCGCACGCCAGCGTCCGAACTGCCATCCTGGCTTACGTCCGCGATAGAATCCCCACACCCAACACCGCCTGCCTAGCGGGTAACACTGTGCACGCCGACAAAGCCTTCCTCCACGCCGAAATGCCCGAACTCATCCATCACCTCCATTACAGAATCGTCGATGTATCCAGTATCAAGGAACTCGTAAAGCGCTGGTATGGCGACAACAAGCTTTGGAACCCTTCCGAACCTCCCAAACACATGCCAAATCATAGAGCGCTCAACGATATCAACGCCAGCATCCAAGAGTTAAAGTGGTACAGGAGCGAGGTCTTTCAACAGCCCTAA